A window from Musa acuminata AAA Group cultivar baxijiao chromosome BXJ3-10, Cavendish_Baxijiao_AAA, whole genome shotgun sequence encodes these proteins:
- the LOC135651672 gene encoding auxin-responsive protein IAA21-like: MSPSPEHDYTGGAVEDGALNLKETELRLGLPGSESPDRDDKVGITLELLSPKSFVSGAKRVFCDAIDAGSAKWGFSAGEAGSEVDKGKGSVLFTPKGEGSAGGKPPGLGRVGNDAAASGQVGNSGKSHREVAPAAKAQVVGWPPIRSYRKNTMATNPPKYKEDVDGKLGLGCLYVKVSMEGAPYLRKVDLKTYKDYRELSSALEKMFSCFTIGQCNSQGIPSRDGLSESRLMDLLNGSEYVLTYEDKDGDWMLVGDVPWEMFTDSCKRLRIMKGSDAIGLGKFRQTEILNNLQSELLKGSDAIGLAPRAMEKCKSRN, from the exons ATGTCACCGTCTCCGGAGCATGACTACACGGGCGGCGCCGTCGAGGATGGGGCCCTCAACCTCAAAGAGACGGAGCTGAGGCTGGGACTTCCCGGGTCGGAGTCCCCCGACCGGGACGACAAGGTAGGCATCACTCTCGAGCTGCTCTCCCCCAAGAGCTTCGTATCCGGCGCGAAGAGGGTTTTCTGCGACGCCATAGATGCGGGAAGCGCGAAGTGGGGATTCTCCGCTGGAGAAGCTGGATCCGAGGTAGATAAGGGAAAAGGCAGCGTCTTGTTCACGCCCAAGGGTGAGGGTTCCGCCGGCGGGAAGCCTCCTGGGCTGGGGAGAGTGGGGAACGATGCAGCGGCCTCCGGGCAGGTGGGGAACTCGGGGAAGAGTCATCGTGAAGTGGCTCCTGCAGCAAA GGCACAGGTTGTAGGTTGGCCACCGATCCGAAGTTATCGGAAGAACACGATGGCTACGAACCCTCCAAAGTACAAAGAAGATGTAGATGGGAAGCTTGGGTTGGGGTGCTTGTATGTGAAGGTTAGTATGGAAGGTGCTCCTTATCTTAGGAAAGTTGACCTTAAAACATACAAAGACTACAGAGAGCTTTCTTCGGCGCTGGAGAAGATGTTCAGTTGCTTCACAATTG GACAATGTAATTCTCAAGGAATACCAAGCAGAGATGGATTATCCGAGAGTCGGTTGATGGATCTTTTAAATGGGTCTGAATATGTTCTTACTTACGAAGACAAGGATGGAGACTGGATGCTTGTTGGTGATGTGCCGTGGGA GATGTTCACAGATTCCTGCAAAAGGTTGAGGATCATGAAGGGTTCTGATGCAATTGGACTCGGTAAGTTCAGGCAAACCGAAATCCTGAATAACCTACAGTCCGAACTACTGAAGGGTTCTGATGCAATTGGACTCG CTCCAAGGGCTATGGAGAAGTGCAAGAGCCGGAACTAG
- the LOC135651674 gene encoding uncharacterized protein LOC135651674 → MKLKQLEGLLGTLQQFSHPKVELEQYPTGPHIASRLLYTAENTFGDISGKVVADFGCGCGTLGLASALLGAEQVIGIDIDPQSLEIASINAADMELDIDFIWCDVNKLRWRDDVVDTVVMNPPFGTRKKGSDMEFLAKALKVASQAVYSLHKTTTRDYIKRTAIRDCNARSADILCELRFDVPQIYKFHKKKEVNIAVDLWRFVPYPTQESADS, encoded by the exons ATGAAGCTGAAGCAGCTTGAGGGCCTCCTCGGCACGCTCCAACAATTCTCCCACCCAAAG GTGGAACTGGAGCAGTATCCGACAGGACCACACATTGCGTCCCGGTTGCTGTATACG GCCGAAAATACATTTGGTGATATAAGTGGCAAGGTCGTGGCTGACTTCGGTTGTGGCTGTGGTACATTAGGTTTAGCAAGTGCACTTTTGGGTGCAGA GCAGGTTATTGGCATTGACATTGATCCACAATCTCTAGAAATTGCTTCAATAAACGCTGCAGATATGGAG CTGGACATAGATTTCATCTGGTGTGACGTCAACAAGTTAAGATGGAGAG ATGATGTGGTTGACACTGTTGTGATGAACCCTCCTTTTGGGACTCGGAAAAAAGGATCTGACATGGAGTTTCTTGCCAAGGCTTTAAAG GTTGCTTCTCAAGCAGTCTATTCTTTGCACAAGACTACAACCAGAGAT TACATTAAAAGAACAGCTATTCGAGATTGCAATGCTAGAAGCGCCGATATTTTATGTGAG CTCCGGTTTGATGTGCCACAAATTTATAAATTTCACAAAAAGAAAGAGGTCAATATTGCGGTGGATCTCTGGCGCTTTGTTCCTTATCCCACTCAAGAAAGTGCAGACAGCTGA
- the LOC135651675 gene encoding protein SPEAR1-like: protein MVCGAVASPSSSPEGEMGSCNLGQLGNGRVGSSRRGKKSNSDKQKQPQRGLGVAQLEKIRLQNEMMAGYLHSPFPRDLNKEDLRAPSTVTTSSSLFGAHPNIMMGFGGSTGTEIRYGELYPGATARSLNDANDLRPHHLRRPTATLPLIEQSSENDGRRDRRHSVGSTSSQNSDTSNSSELDLELRLSL, encoded by the exons ATGGTGTGTGGTGCGGTGGCCTCTCCAAGTTCAAGTCCTGAAGGAGAGATGGGAAGCTGCAACCTCGGTCAGCTGGGAAATGGAAGAGTTGGGTCCTCGAGGAGGGGGAAGAAGAGCAACTCAGACAAGCAAAAGCAGCCGCAAAGAGGACTTGGGGTGGCTCAGTTGGAGAAGATTAGGTTGCAGAATGAGATGATGGCCGGCTATCTTCACTCCCCATTTCCCCGCGATCTCAACAAG GAGGATCTGAGAGCGCCTTCAACGGTGACCACCTCATCCTCTCTCTTTGGTGCTCATCCTAACATCATG ATGGGATTTGGAGGCTCCACAGGGACCGAGATCAGATACGGTGAGCTTTATCCCGGTGCAACAGCAAG ATCCTTGAACGACGCAAATGATCTCCGACCACATCACCTTCGACGGCCAACCGCGACGCTGCCGCTCATCGAACAAAGCTCGGAG AACGACGGACGACGCGACCGGCGTCACTCGGTCGGTTCTACCAGCAGCCAAAACTCCGACACGAGCAACTCATCAGAACTGGATTTAGAGCTCAGATTGTCACTGTGA
- the LOC135651673 gene encoding aldehyde oxidase GLOX1-like codes for METTTTPLLRVLVLVLFLFDSAVAQPFLFDPINPLLNAGPAQKKPNYETSFTGIWELIRNSSGVSAMHLVITKENKAILFDSTNSGPSLLPLPAGNCRPDPTNKTNGEDCWAHAAEYDFVADQLRPLKVLTNTWCSSGGFAADGTLVQSGGFHEGATAVRYLKTCPMCDWIEYPAALSVNRWYATQQILPDGSFIVVGGRREFSYEFIPAPGQSNPSNYKLPFLIETTDDEENNLYPFLHLSTDGNLFIFANNRSILLDPRTHTILREFPPLKDGSHNYPASAASALLPLRLRSSTTAPIPAEVIICGGASHKSAALAAEKVFIPALRRCSRLTITKPNARWHTEVMPTPRVMADMLLLPTADVLIINGATKGTSGWGWAESPNLEPLLYQPSSRRNERFKTLTPTTIPRMYHSTSAVLPDTSILVAGSNPNNRYNYTAQYPTEFRLERFYPPYLDPALAVHRPRIVKELAPSSVTYGTSFQVVFDVADLGLELGDLKVTMYAPPFTTHGFSMNQRLLILSTVELSPAGLGRWTVAVTAPPSGVVAPPGYYLLFVVNRAVPGEGVWVQLL; via the exons ATGGAGACGACGACGACTCCTTTACTTCGCGTTCTCGTTCTCGTTCTCTTCCTCTTCGATTCCGCTGTCGCCCAGCCCTTCCTCTTCGACCCCATCAACCCGCTGCTGAATGCTGGCCCGGCGCAGAAGAAGCCCAACTATGAGACCTCGTTCACCGGTATCTGGGAACTCATCCGCAACAGCTCCGGCGTGTCGGCCATGCACCTGGTCATCACCAAGGAGAACAAGGCCATCCTCTTTGACTCCACCAACTCCGGCCCCTCCCTGCTCCCACTGCCGGCCGGAAATTGCCGCCCCGATCCCACCAACAAGACCAACGGCGAGGACTGCTGGGCGCACGCCGCGGAATACGACTTCGTGGCCGACCAGCTCCGGCCGCTCAAG GTGTTGACGAACACTTGGTGCTCGTCGGGAGGATTCGCCGCCGATGGGACGCTGGTGCAGTCCGGTGGGTTCCATGAAGGAGCCACTGCGGTCCGGTACCTCAAGACTTGCCCGATGTGTGATTGGATCGAGTACCCGGCTGCTCTCTCTGTCAACAGATG GTACGCCACCCAACAGATCCTGCCCGACGGCAGCTTCATCGTGGTGGGTGGGCGCCGCGAGTTCAGCTACGAGTTCATCCCCGCCCCCGGTCAATCCAACCCCTCCAACTACAAGCTCCCGTTTCTCATCGAGACCACCGACGACGAGGAGAACAACCTGTATCCCTTTCTCCACCTATCGACCGACGGCAACCTCTTCATCTTCGCCAACAACCGATCGATCCTCCTCGACCCCCGCACGCACACCATCCTGCGTGAGTTTCCGCCCTTGAAAGACGGCTCGCACAACTACCCGGCCTCCGCCGCCTCCGCCCTCCTCCCCCTCCGCCTCCGCAGCAGCACGACCGCTCCCATCCCCGCCGAGGTCATCATCTGCGGCGGTGCTTCTCACAAGTCTGCTGCGCTCGCCGCGGAAAAGGTCTTCATTCCGGCACTCCGTCGGTGCTCCCGCCTCACCATCACTAAGCCGAACGCGAGGTGGCACACGGAAGTCATGCCGACGCCGCGCGTCATGGCCGACATGCTTCTCCTCCCCACCGCTGACGTTCTCATCATCAATGGTGCGACCAAGGGCACGTCCGGGTGGGGCTGGGCCGAGTCACCGAACCTGGAGCCCCTCCTCTACCAGCCGTCATCGAGGCGCAACGAAAGGTTCAAGACGCTAACGCCAACCACGATCCCGAGGATGTACCACTCGACAAGCGCGGTGCTACCCGACACCAGCATCCTGGTCGCCGGCAGCAACCCAAACAACAGGTACAACTACACGGCACAATACCCGACCGAGTTCAGGTTGGAGAGGTTCTACCCGCCGTACCTCGACCCTGCATTGGCGGTCCACCGGCCGAGGATCGTAAAGGAGCTTGCTCCGAGCAGCGTGACCTACGGAACGAGCTTCCAAGTCGTGTTCGACGTAGCAGACTTAGGGTTGGAATTGGGGGACTTGAAGGTGACGATGTATGCGCCGCCGTTCACCACGCATGGTTTCTCCATGAACCAGAGGCTTCTGATACTGAGTACGGTGGAGCTGTCGCCTGCTGGATTGGGAAGGTGGACGGTTGCAGTGACTGCGCCGCCCTCAGGAGTGGTGGCGCCTCCTGGGTACTATCTTCTGTTTGTAGTGAACCGTGCGGTGCCAGGTGAAGGGGTGTGGGTTCAGCTTCTGTAG